Proteins from a single region of Luteolibacter arcticus:
- a CDS encoding S1 family peptidase: MNEFHRPIRNLLAAALVLAGASCSTIEVREDEPVSSWVARDSMKRKTEASVRIAGDHIAGRPVGQFFQRHSAILSDGGSPTLSVAKPGGEVQLMMPTTEGYGSAVSLGDGYFLTAAHVPVKGHGGLFCIEHSGRPVVRSYRVVWKDKSADLALLQADADVPAVKWATESALGNGASVFTFGFGGGEWEPSQGQILGRRPTGEADRHADLKLTAPVVAGDSGGPVVTADGKLVGIITRADYRWVRAFGRAWTRSGSHTTRPDIGFLEDVIAQDRASHRQ, translated from the coding sequence GTGAACGAGTTCCACCGTCCCATCCGAAATCTCCTTGCAGCGGCACTCGTTCTTGCCGGTGCTTCATGCTCCACCATCGAAGTCCGCGAGGATGAACCGGTCTCATCGTGGGTCGCCCGGGATTCGATGAAGCGGAAAACGGAGGCGTCCGTCCGCATCGCCGGTGATCACATCGCCGGCCGTCCGGTGGGTCAGTTTTTCCAGCGCCACAGTGCTATCCTTTCGGACGGCGGCTCGCCGACGCTCTCCGTCGCGAAGCCCGGTGGAGAAGTCCAGCTCATGATGCCCACGACGGAAGGCTACGGCTCGGCCGTCTCGCTGGGTGACGGATATTTTCTTACTGCCGCGCACGTGCCGGTCAAAGGCCATGGCGGGCTCTTCTGCATCGAACACAGCGGTCGTCCGGTCGTCCGTTCCTATCGGGTGGTCTGGAAGGACAAGTCCGCCGATCTCGCGCTGCTCCAGGCCGACGCGGATGTCCCTGCCGTCAAGTGGGCGACGGAAAGCGCGCTGGGGAACGGTGCCAGCGTCTTCACCTTCGGCTTCGGTGGCGGCGAATGGGAGCCCAGCCAAGGCCAGATCCTCGGTCGCCGCCCCACGGGCGAAGCGGATCGTCATGCGGATCTCAAGCTCACCGCCCCGGTCGTCGCCGGGGACAGCGGTGGGCCGGTTGTTACCGCGGATGGGAAGCTCGTTGGCATCATCACCCGGGCCGACTACCGTTGGGTCCGCGCCTTCGGACGCGCTTGGACGCGCTCCGGATCGCATACCACTCGTCCCGACATCGGCTTCCTGGAGGACGTCATCGCTCAGGATCGCGCCAGTCATCGCCAGTGA
- a CDS encoding ATP-binding protein, which translates to MMEDFSDPDLSRGIQPHGLLIALHGDDFLISQVSANAGHLIGRDPRDLAGASFLDFVDPSARALVEASLREAWRTDPKSFRVAVLPPGKSGAVMTFEAIAHSLPDGITVVEMERDPVPQQWVSPSPGPDSSLRLVSRSLLAVASLVEPVEIAGMLARELQHFTGFDRVLVARLEEDGSGEIVADEHEDGMESLLGLHVPASALPPASRGRFEAGQLRYFHDAAASPVPLVPSICPRNGAPLDLSRAVLRSLSPTWVRQLAALEVASGMTLPLVVDDRLWGLVICQHRRQKYIFHEQRAATRLCALVLSAQIAVKQRALEDGSAAEARERALRLVAGLKDGRGFIETLHGALPAFVALFAADGGAVFSGPDIHTSGSVPEPVALSALRDALKELPSEGPCITDRAGERFSSLAGSLPRAAGVVVIHLGDESWLLTFRDETVRHRHWTRDLSVSGNAGREEVIRGTSAPWPSATTVLVTEVRSGILDLARHSSAGLERSNRELRRFAGVVAHEVKNQLQPGVLALSMLRSGLGHSLSPDFSKIAEMGERSLTGLAKFTAEMLDFAEAEMSDVIEEIDLHSAAEQVVDQLRIGQAENSVSFGISPLPRIRGLRIQMRHVLSNLVRNAVLHGRFGARPLHVQVGSMDHPVHGAVVFVRDDGRGIPIKDQQRMFDYFARGRESQLPGSGIGLAYCAQIIQRQGQRLWVESAPGEGAVFYFTVSLAEGESATPFA; encoded by the coding sequence ATGATGGAGGACTTTTCCGACCCAGACCTATCCCGGGGCATCCAGCCCCACGGCCTTTTGATCGCGCTGCATGGCGATGATTTCCTCATCAGCCAGGTGAGTGCGAATGCCGGGCACTTGATTGGTCGCGACCCTCGCGATCTCGCAGGCGCCTCCTTTCTCGACTTCGTCGATCCCTCCGCTCGCGCTTTAGTCGAGGCTTCCCTGCGGGAGGCATGGCGGACGGATCCCAAGTCCTTCCGCGTGGCCGTCCTTCCCCCAGGGAAAAGCGGAGCGGTGATGACGTTCGAAGCCATCGCGCACTCCCTGCCTGACGGCATCACGGTTGTGGAAATGGAGCGGGACCCGGTGCCCCAGCAATGGGTCTCTCCCTCGCCGGGTCCCGACTCCAGCCTACGGCTCGTCAGCCGCTCGCTCCTGGCCGTCGCCAGCCTGGTCGAGCCGGTCGAGATCGCCGGCATGCTTGCCCGGGAGCTCCAGCATTTCACCGGCTTCGACCGCGTGCTGGTGGCGCGGTTGGAAGAGGATGGCAGCGGTGAAATCGTGGCGGACGAGCACGAGGACGGCATGGAGTCACTGCTCGGTCTCCACGTGCCCGCGTCCGCCTTGCCGCCAGCCTCGCGAGGCCGCTTCGAGGCGGGGCAACTCCGCTACTTTCATGATGCAGCGGCCTCCCCGGTGCCGCTGGTGCCCTCGATTTGTCCCCGGAATGGAGCACCGCTCGATCTATCGCGGGCGGTGCTTCGCAGCCTTTCCCCCACGTGGGTCCGTCAACTCGCCGCACTCGAGGTGGCGTCCGGCATGACGCTGCCGCTGGTGGTCGATGACCGCCTGTGGGGGCTGGTGATCTGTCAGCACCGACGGCAGAAGTACATTTTCCATGAGCAACGGGCCGCCACCCGCTTGTGCGCGCTCGTTCTGTCGGCCCAGATCGCCGTGAAGCAGCGTGCCCTGGAAGATGGCAGTGCCGCGGAGGCCCGGGAGCGGGCGCTCCGGCTTGTGGCTGGCTTGAAGGACGGCCGCGGCTTCATCGAGACACTGCACGGTGCCCTGCCCGCCTTTGTCGCGCTTTTCGCTGCGGATGGGGGCGCCGTTTTCTCCGGACCGGATATCCATACCAGCGGCTCGGTGCCGGAACCTGTGGCCCTTTCCGCCCTGCGCGACGCTCTCAAGGAGCTTCCGTCCGAGGGGCCATGCATCACCGATCGCGCGGGGGAGCGCTTTTCCTCGCTCGCCGGGTCCTTGCCTCGGGCTGCCGGCGTGGTCGTCATTCATCTGGGCGACGAATCCTGGCTGCTGACATTCCGCGATGAAACCGTGCGTCACCGCCACTGGACCCGCGATCTGTCGGTGTCGGGAAATGCGGGCCGCGAGGAAGTCATTCGCGGCACCTCCGCGCCTTGGCCCTCTGCGACGACGGTGCTGGTCACCGAGGTCCGCTCCGGCATTCTTGACCTAGCCCGCCATTCCTCCGCTGGCTTGGAGCGCTCGAATCGCGAACTCCGCCGCTTTGCCGGCGTGGTCGCCCACGAGGTGAAGAATCAGCTTCAGCCCGGGGTCCTAGCCTTGTCGATGCTGCGCTCCGGTCTGGGCCACTCACTCAGCCCGGATTTCTCGAAGATCGCGGAAATGGGAGAACGCTCACTCACTGGCCTCGCGAAATTCACCGCCGAGATGCTCGATTTCGCCGAGGCGGAGATGTCCGACGTCATCGAGGAGATCGACCTTCACAGCGCGGCGGAGCAGGTCGTGGATCAGCTCCGCATCGGCCAAGCGGAAAACAGCGTGAGCTTCGGAATTTCGCCGCTACCCCGCATCCGCGGGCTCCGCATCCAGATGCGCCACGTCCTCTCCAATCTGGTGCGGAATGCGGTGCTGCACGGCCGCTTCGGCGCCCGGCCACTGCATGTCCAGGTGGGGAGCATGGATCACCCGGTTCACGGGGCGGTCGTCTTTGTCCGGGACGACGGGCGGGGAATTCCGATCAAAGACCAGCAGCGGATGTTCGACTACTTCGCCCGCGGCCGGGAGAGTCAACTGCCCGGCTCCGGCATAGGCCTCGCCTACTGCGCGCAGATCATTCAGCGTCAAGGTCAGCGGCTGTGGGTCGAGTCCGCCCCGGGGGAGGGGGCCGTCTTCTACTTCACAGTGTCGCTTGCGGAGGGCGAGTCGGCCACGCCGTTTGCCTGA